From the Deltaproteobacteria bacterium genome, one window contains:
- a CDS encoding MFS transporter, whose amino-acid sequence MGIVRSLHRDAKMLMAARGIRAFAFSYLNIIFAIYLDRLGYTPVTIGIVYSVAYLSGAVLTALWGYLSDRYGRRKILMLLALLTIVSNAIFVFFSSLFFILLAVIIANVGAGGSSGGGSGGGPFNPVEEALLAEKCQPEKRTQIFGLNSFFGSVMGSLGALAAGVPQFLQESWGWSSVSSYQPLFLMTILFSFGLLWVYSSISEQHQPRTAQKKISKSTGVFVAKMSILAFVDNFGAGMAGGLVSYWFFLRFGVDLKSLGLLFFISNFLAAISFLAAPIIARRIGLVQTMAFSHGLASMIYLSIPFAPTFFIAATLIAIRSFFAYMDNPLRSSFTMAMVQSNERGSAAGVTSLARIVPYGISPTISTYLMQSVSLTLPLFIGGGLQLVNDVVFYMMFRHIRPPEEEKRKG is encoded by the coding sequence ATGGGAATTGTCCGGAGCCTCCATCGGGACGCCAAAATGCTGATGGCCGCGCGCGGCATCCGCGCCTTTGCGTTCTCTTACTTGAACATCATCTTCGCCATCTATCTGGACCGCTTGGGCTACACGCCGGTAACCATCGGCATCGTTTACTCGGTTGCTTATCTGAGCGGCGCCGTCCTGACAGCCTTGTGGGGTTATCTGTCCGACCGCTACGGCCGGCGCAAAATCCTCATGCTGCTGGCGCTGCTGACGATCGTCTCCAACGCCATCTTTGTGTTTTTTAGCAGCCTGTTCTTCATACTGCTCGCGGTGATCATCGCCAACGTCGGCGCCGGCGGTTCGTCTGGCGGCGGCTCCGGCGGCGGGCCGTTCAATCCAGTGGAAGAAGCTCTGCTCGCGGAAAAATGTCAGCCGGAAAAACGCACGCAGATCTTCGGCCTCAATTCTTTCTTCGGCTCGGTGATGGGATCACTGGGCGCCTTGGCCGCCGGCGTGCCGCAGTTTCTCCAAGAAAGTTGGGGTTGGTCTTCGGTAAGTTCTTACCAGCCGCTTTTTCTCATGACGATTCTTTTTAGCTTCGGCCTACTATGGGTCTACAGTTCGATCAGCGAGCAGCACCAGCCGCGAACAGCGCAAAAGAAAATCTCCAAATCCACCGGCGTGTTCGTCGCTAAAATGTCGATCCTCGCCTTCGTCGACAACTTCGGCGCCGGCATGGCTGGCGGCCTAGTTTCCTATTGGTTTTTTCTGCGCTTCGGCGTGGATCTCAAATCTTTGGGCCTACTATTTTTTATTTCCAACTTTCTCGCGGCGATTTCTTTCTTGGCCGCGCCGATCATCGCACGCCGCATCGGCCTGGTCCAAACCATGGCTTTCTCCCACGGCCTAGCGTCGATGATATACCTCTCGATCCCGTTCGCGCCGACGTTTTTCATCGCCGCCACGCTGATCGCCATCCGTTCTTTCTTCGCCTACATGGACAACCCGCTGCGCTCGTCGTTCACCATGGCAATGGTCCAGTCCAACGAGCGCGGCTCCGCCGCCGGCGTCACCAGCCTGGCGCGCATCGTGCCCTACGGCATCAGCCCGACGATCTCAACTTATTTAA